The proteins below are encoded in one region of Triticum aestivum cultivar Chinese Spring chromosome 1B, IWGSC CS RefSeq v2.1, whole genome shotgun sequence:
- the LOC123131609 gene encoding isoamylase 2, chloroplastic, with product MASLLAPPASTRGILPPPRRPALTPRAARSCYRFRTDDDGVVDVAVAAGEGGGYTVGVEVPPLPGARRREGGLLLRPAGSAEAVPLDGACPAVELSFRAPPAPFSLSFLLTDGEGAEIRTHRRTPFRVPIGVGPGSPAPLGLSLSEGGAANFALYSRSAKGVVLCLYGGGGGGKPALEIELDPYVNRTGNVWHVSLESVEGYGSYGFRCGLFGMGYPLLDPYAKVIGDLVAANSVHVKGITAPSMSCLGSLANPPSYSWGRDEQPRLPLEKLVVYRANVALFTKDKSSGLLDNVAGTFSGVAAKIQHFRSLGVNAVLLEPVFQFDQVKGPYFPYHFFSPMASYSGDGCSASAITAMKDMVKAMHRNGIEVLLEVVFTHTAEGEADGQMISISGIDNSSYYITDEIAGCKSVILNCNSPVTQNLILDSLRHWVIDFHVDGFCFINAPFLVRGPRGEYLSRPPLLESIAFDPVLSKTKIIADPWSPLDISNVQFPFPHWKRWSEMNTRFSIDVRNFLKGEALIGALATRLCGSGDLFSNRGPAFSFNYVSRNSGLTLVDLVSFSNGDLASESSWNCGEEGPSEDSVVLQKRLRQIRNFIFILFVSLGIPVLNMGDECGHSSAGSASYKDRVPLNWKALKTSFVKEVTGFISFLAALRSRRGDIFQRREFLKLENISWHGNNLSEPRWEDPTSKFLCMHIIAENDVNTPELTKGNLYICFNANEEPASATLPAPAEGSVWLRLVDTSLALPGFFTTESNLKVHKVLGYSSYEVKAHSCVLFESKRDLPQFL from the coding sequence ATGgcctccctcctcgcgccgcccgcCTCCACGCGCGGCATCCTGCCGCCTCCCCGGCGGCCGGCCCTGACCCCCCGCGCCGCGCGCTCGTGCTACCGCTTCCGCACCGACGACGACGGCGTCGTGGACGTGGCCGTCGCCGCGGGGGAGGGCGGCGGGTACACGGTCGGCGTCGAGGTCCCGCCCCTGCCGGGCGCGCGCCGGCGGGAGGGCGGGCTGCTGCTCCGCCCCGCGGGCTCCGCCGAGGCCGTCCCGCTGGACGGCGCCTGCCCCGCGGTCGAGCTCTCGTTCCGCGCGCCCCCCGCGCCGTTCAGCCTCTCGTTCCTGCTCACGGACGGCGAGGGCGCCGAGATACGGACCCACCGCAGGACGCCCTTCCGCGTGCCGATCGGCGTCGGGCCGGGCAGCCCCGCGCCGCTCGGCCTGTCCCTCTCGGAGGGCGGGGCCGCCAACTTCGCCCTCTACAGCAGGAGCGCCAAGGGCGTCGTGCTCTGCctgtacggcggcggcggcggcggcaagcccGCTCTGGAGATCGAGCTCGACCCCTACGTCAACCGGACGGGCAACGTCTGGCACGTCTCGCTGGAGAGCGTGGAGGGGTACGGCAGCTACGGCTTCCGCTGCGGGCTCTTCGGCATGGGCTACCCACTGTTGGATCCGTATGCCAAGGTGATCGGTGACCTGGTTGCTGCCAATTCTGTTCATGTGAAGGGGATCACTGCGCCGTCTATGAGCTGCCTCGGATCGTTGGCGAATCCACCGAGCTACAGTTGGGGCAGGGACGAGCAGCCACGCTTGCCATTGGAGAAGCTGGTGGTGTACCGGGCAAATGTGGCGTTGTTCACCAAGGACAAGTCGagcgggctgctggacaatgttgCCGGTACTTTCTCCGGGGTGGCTGCAAAGATACAGCACTTCAGGAGTCTCGGTGTCAATGCggttttgctggaaccagtgttCCAATTCGATCAGGTGAAGGGCCCTTACTTCCCGTACCATTTCTTTTCACCAATGGCCTCGTATAGCGGTGACGGTTGCAGTGCTTCAGCAATCACGGCTATGAAGGATATGGTCAAGGCAATGCACAGAAATGGAATAGAGGTCCTCTTGGAGGTTGTTTTTACACATACTGCTGAAGGAGAAGCAGATGGTCAGATGATATCGATCAGTGGCATTGACAATTCCTCGTATTACATTACTGATGAGATTGCTGGGTGCAAATCGGTTATACTGAATTGCAATTCCCCAGTGACTCAGAATCTGATTTTGGACAGCCTCCGCCATTGGGTGATTGATTTCCATGTTGATGGGTTTTGCTTCATCAATGCCCCTTTCCTGGTCAGGGGTCCACGTGGTGAATATCTTTCTCGACCGCCCCTTCTTGAATCTATAGCTTTCGACCCGGTTCTTTCCAAGACAAAGATCATTGCAGATCCTTGGTCTCCACTCGACATATCTAACGTGCAATTTCCATTCCCTCACTGGAAAAGATGGTCTGAGATGAACACAAGGTTCTCCATTGATGTGCGCAATTTTTTGAAGGGAGAAGCTCTTATTGGTGCTCTTGCTACGCGTCTGTGTGGTAGCGGGGACCTATTTTCCAACAGAGGCCCGGCATTTTCTTTCAATTATGTATCCAGGAATTCAGGGCTTACTCTTGTTGATTTGGTGAGTTTCAGCAATGGGGATCTTGCTTCTGAGTCAAGCTGGAATTGTGGTGAAGAAGGACCGTCCGAGGACAGTGTAGTTCTTCAGAAGAGGCTAAGGCAGATAAGGAATTTCATATTTATTCTGTTTGTTTCACTTGGTATTCCTGTCCTGAACATGGGGGATGAATGCGGGCACTCCTCTGCTGGTTCGGCATCATACAAGGACAGAGTTCCTCTAAACTGGAAGGCCTTGAAGACCAGTTTTGTTAAGGAAGTTACTGGATTCATTTCATTTCTAGCTGCACTCAGGAGTCGGCGAGGTGACATTTTTCAGAGAAGAGAATTCCTCAAACTGGAAAACATAAGTTGGCATGGGAACAATCTATCTGAACCACGATGGGAAGATCCTACTAGCAAGTTCCTTTGCATGCACATAATCGCAGAAAATGATGTTAATACACCAGAGTTAACCAAAGGTAACTTGTACATATGTTTCAATGCAAATGAGGAACCAGCAAGTGCTACATTACCTGCTCCTGCAGAAGGATCTGTGTGGCTACGTTTGGTTGATACATCACTTGCGCTTCCAGGTTTCTTTACAACTGAGTCTAATCTGAAAGTACACAAAGTGCTAGGATATTCATCTTATGAAGTAAAAGCGCACAGTTGTGTtttatttgaatcaaagagggatCTCCCCCAGTTTCTCTGA